In Nicotiana tabacum cultivar K326 chromosome 11, ASM71507v2, whole genome shotgun sequence, a single window of DNA contains:
- the LOC107809425 gene encoding uncharacterized protein LOC107809425 codes for MKKSLYTNIPPSYVEFMENLVVEKLGLEYVQEKELHYLTDEEIKGIKDLVGSAILDPDVKGGLRWPFGKDYDVIRVDHTIAKSYRNQPIRFKLRHADRFDFTFSTGQVAREIFLKMPGIISQLRQKKTWCLKC; via the exons ATGAAAAAATCTTTATATACGAATATTCCTCCTTCGTATGTGGAATTCATGGAAAACCTAGTAGTTGAGAAACTTGGACTTGAATATGTGCAAGAGAAAGAATTACACTATTTAACG GATGAGGagattaaaggaattaaagaTCTTGTTGGTTCTGCCATTTTGGACCCAGATGTTAAGGGTGGCTTGAGATGGCCCTTTGGCAAGGATTATGATGTTATACGTGTTGATCACACAATTGCAAAATCATATAGAAATCAGCCGATTAGGTTTAAGCTTCGACATGCAGATCGATTTGATTTCACATTTTCAACTGGTCAGGTTGCTCGGGAGATTTTCCTGAAAATGCCTGGAATCATATCCCAGTTGCGG